TGTCGATGCGCTTCGCGAAATTCTGCGGGGATCAAGGTGTCGGCCAGCGACTTGCCCGTCACCTCTCCCTTTGAAATGCCAAACGTCGTTTCGGCGGCGGCGTTGAAATCGACGATCTTGCCGTCGACATCCATCGTGATGATGCAGTCCAAGGCGGCATCGAGAACTGCAGCTTTGCGGGCCTCTTCGTCGCGGTAGCGATCATCGAGTCGTTTGCGACGAATCGCTTGGCCGATCTCACGGCCGACATCGCGCAACATCCGCAGGCTCGAATCGTCCCGATCGAGTTTCGACGTCGAAAAAAATTCGATCGCCCCCCGGAAATGTTTGCCGCTGGAAATGGGGGATGCCATCGCACTGACGATCCCCACTTCGCGGGCTAATTCATTCCGTTGAAAAAAGACCTCCGAATCACCATCGGTCGCGGTAACATCTTCGATCCAATGGGGCTGTCTTCTTTCCCAAACGTATCCGGGCAGACCCGATCCATTCTGGAATCGCCATTCTTTGCTCCGTTGAGCAAATTGAATCAACGGCGCGGACGCATCGGCCACGCTCGCTTCGACACATTCCAGCAGGCGAGTTTTCGAATCGACCAGCCACAACAGGCATACATCGACATTCAGAATCTGTCGCAGATTCTCCAACAACTGAGGAACCGCATCGTCGAACGATTCGGTATCGACCAACAATTGTGTCAAGCTGTGTGTTGCCGCCAACCGCATCTCGTCTCGTTTGCGATCGGAGATATCAACGAATGTTAGAATCACTCCATCGGGTTGATGATCGTATCGATAGGGCAGCACACGGCGCAGAAACCAACGGCTTTCGGTCGTTTGAAATTCGTCTTCGACATACGCGATCTCATCGCTCAGCTTATCGACCTGCGGAATCGCTGGCATCTTGTCCGATTTGTGCGCAATTTCCGATAACGGTCGACCGATGTCCGATTCGCAAACGTTGTAGATGTCGCGAACCGTTGGCGTAAAGCTTTTGATCCTGCCGCTGGCGTCCAAGAAGATCGTCGCGATCTGGGTTCCCTCCAACAGGTTTCGCAAATCGCTGCGAGCCCGCAGCAGCGCTTCCATGCCAGCTTGAATCTCTTGCTTCGAAGTCGCCAGTTGTTCGTTGGCCGATCGCAGTTCCTCATTCAACCGAAGCAGTTCTTCATTGGTCGATTTCAGTTGTTCATTGGATCCAGCCAAATCTTCAACCGCGCTCTTCAGCTCGGTTCGGGACGGCTCGGACTGCCGCTGGGTATCTAGAATCGCATCGTCCACATCTGGCCCTCCATCCGCTTGTATTGGCAACAGCCACTTTGCGATTCGGGTCCCGATGGGTGCAGTTCCAGAGCCCGTGACAGACTCGTGATCCGATACGATTGTCTGACCGCCCGCAGCAGCCAAGGTCTCGATCCCCGCTCGGCCATCGGCGCCCGGCCCTGAAACCAGCACACCAAGAACGGGGATCTGTTTGATTTCCGCCAACGCGGCGAAGAGTTCGTCGATCGGATTTGTTGATTCAACCGAAGCATCGTTGGCAATCGCAGCAACGCCAGCGTCGCCAAAACGAAGACAGTTGTTTGGGGGAACCCAATAGATATGGTTGGGCCGCAGCAGAATCGGCGACTCGCCAAGCTCGCTCATCGCCATCGTTGCGGCGTCAGCGTGGGAATCGAGCAAACGGTCGACGATGGACGTACGCGCGATGATGAACGCAGCCCCGGTGCTTTGGGGGAGCCCGTCCAACAGACGCCCGATCGCGTCGTTTTCCGACGCGGCACAACCGATACCGATGATCGCCGTTGGTCGGTCGACCTCACCTCGGTTCGAGGTTTGAGCCCATTGCATTGAAGAGTGATTCCAGTGGCGAATTCGTAGCCTGTCAAGGCTTCATTGTGGGAACTTCGCGACGGCATCACAACCGTGGGTAAGGCAATCGACGGAACGAATCGATCGGAGCGCAGCAACGCCTCCAGATCAGGTGCCATCGGACACGCGTACACCTCCGCTTAATGCGCGCTACACTCTTGCGGTCGCGCTATTGATTCTGGATCTCGATCGAATGCGAGATTTGCGAATCGAGGAATTTGCCCATCACAATCCATCCATCGCTGCTTAGGTCACAATCGACCGTCACGCGAATGGTTGCGGCAAGAGTCGGTAGCGTCGCGGGATCGATGGTCACGTCATAGCTCAATCTTGGATTGAACGCCGTGATCGTGTCGTCGACCGCCCCCTGCACCTCGGCAATCGTCGCTCCTTGAACCAACGCGGTTCGCGCGCCTTCATAAGCGGCTTGGGCAACCATGTTTCGCAGCAAGTTGTAACGGATCACATCGGCGCTGGCCACGAACAGAAACAACAGGATCGGGATGCAGAACGCCATCTCGACGGTGACCGCTCCCTGGCGACCGCGTCGTTCGAATCGAAGGCGTCGTTGGTGTTGGAACTTCATGGCATATTACTCCGTTAACGACAGCCCAATCGAACGAGCAATCTCTCGGAACGCCGTCTGCAGCTCTTCATCGCTAGCCGCTTGGAACGCCGTTCCCCCAGTTGTATCGGCCACATCTTGCATCACCGAGAAACTGGCCCCGGCACCGAAGCTGACCGTATGGATGGTGATCCTTTCATTCTTTGCATACACCGCTGCCTGGACCGGGTTGTATCCGACGTTCCATTGCCCGTCGGTCATCAGGATGATCACCTTCTCCGAAAAGCTGGCGTTGGGAGAGTTTCGGATCAACGACCGCGCTCGATCGATGCCGCTGCTGATCGCCGTCCCGCCGATGATCTCGCGGTTACCGATCGCCCGCACCGCGTT
Above is a genomic segment from Rosistilla ulvae containing:
- a CDS encoding TadE/TadG family type IV pilus assembly protein, coding for MKFQHQRRLRFERRGRQGAVTVEMAFCIPILLFLFVASADVIRYNLLRNMVAQAAYEGARTALVQGATIAEVQGAVDDTITAFNPRLSYDVTIDPATLPTLAATIRVTVDCDLSSDGWIVMGKFLDSQISHSIEIQNQ